The following coding sequences are from one Campylobacter sp. RM16187 window:
- the lpxD gene encoding UDP-3-O-(3-hydroxymyristoyl)glucosamine N-acyltransferase, with amino-acid sequence MKLSEIYEILELKFEGEEREITALNSLANAKNSELSYCDGEKNAKFIANSKAGAILVGENLKEFVPANMHAIVVENAHLAFAILSKFFAKELFASSPKEAQISPSAKVMQNVYIGSGVTVGEGSVLMPGVFLGDNVKIGKNCILHPNVVVYNDCVIGDECHINANAVIGSDGYGYAHTKTGEHIKIYHNGNVILEDFVEIGACTTIDRGVFEPTIIKRHTKIDNLVQIGHNCELGQGCLIVAQTGLAGSSKLGRNVVMGGQSGTTGHLKVGDFAQIAARGGVSKSIEGGKKYAGAYPILELGEFFKMQAKILRFFKK; translated from the coding sequence ATGAAATTAAGTGAAATTTATGAGATTTTAGAGCTGAAATTTGAAGGTGAAGAGCGCGAGATAACTGCGCTAAATTCGCTTGCTAATGCAAAAAATAGCGAGCTAAGCTATTGTGACGGCGAAAAAAACGCAAAATTTATCGCAAATTCTAAGGCCGGAGCGATACTAGTAGGCGAAAATTTAAAGGAATTTGTGCCTGCAAATATGCACGCGATAGTCGTGGAAAACGCTCATTTGGCATTTGCGATTTTAAGCAAATTTTTTGCAAAAGAGCTTTTTGCAAGCTCGCCAAAAGAGGCTCAAATTTCACCTAGTGCCAAAGTAATGCAAAACGTATATATAGGCTCTGGCGTAACGGTGGGCGAGGGTAGCGTACTAATGCCGGGAGTGTTTTTGGGTGATAACGTAAAAATCGGTAAAAACTGCATCTTGCATCCAAATGTAGTCGTGTATAACGACTGCGTGATCGGCGATGAGTGCCACATAAACGCAAATGCAGTTATAGGCTCGGACGGCTACGGCTACGCGCACACAAAAACGGGTGAGCATATAAAAATTTATCATAACGGAAATGTGATTTTAGAGGATTTTGTAGAGATCGGCGCGTGTACGACGATAGATCGTGGCGTGTTTGAGCCAACCATCATCAAGCGCCACACAAAGATAGATAACCTCGTGCAGATAGGACATAACTGCGAGCTAGGACAAGGCTGCCTCATAGTAGCCCAAACCGGTCTTGCAGGCTCAAGTAAGCTAGGCAGAAACGTCGTAATGGGCGGACAAAGCGGCACTACAGGGCATCTAAAAGTAGGTGATTTTGCTCAAATTGCCGCACGAGGAGGTGTCTCAAAAAGTATAGAAGGCGGTAAAAAATACGCCGGTGCTTACCCTATACTAGAGCTTGGCGAATTTTTTAAGATGCAAGCCAAGATATTAAGGTTTTTTAAAAAATAG
- the ilvN gene encoding acetolactate synthase small subunit, translated as MRRVISVIVLNEHGVLSRISGLFAGRGYNIDTLTVAPIPETNLSRLSIVTVGDEKVLEQIVKQLHKLIPTYKVIETGEFVEKEMALVKIPLSENFGGLDAILKAYNGIVANTNENFIVVMVADDTIRVKNFLKAIKKYNPIDIVCGGSVLMDM; from the coding sequence ATAAGAAGAGTAATTTCAGTCATCGTTCTTAACGAACACGGCGTGCTTTCGCGCATTTCCGGGCTTTTTGCAGGGCGTGGGTATAATATCGACACTCTTACCGTTGCGCCGATACCTGAGACAAATTTATCTCGCCTTAGTATCGTAACGGTGGGCGATGAGAAGGTGCTAGAGCAGATCGTAAAACAGCTTCACAAGCTCATACCTACTTATAAGGTTATAGAAACGGGCGAATTTGTCGAGAAAGAAATGGCGCTTGTAAAAATTCCGCTAAGTGAAAATTTCGGCGGACTTGACGCGATACTTAAGGCTTATAACGGCATAGTTGCAAATACAAATGAAAATTTTATCGTTGTTATGGTGGCTGACGATACGATTAGAGTGAAAAATTTCTTAAAAGCCATCAAAAAATACAATCCGATCGACATCGTTTGCGGTGGGTCGGTACTTATGGATATGTGA
- a CDS encoding acetolactate synthase large subunit, with protein sequence MKAISGSQMISEALHKEGVEIVFGYPGGAALNIYDETYKQKYFKHILVRHEQAAVHAADGYARASGKVGVAFVTSGPGFTNAVTGLATAYSDSIPIVLISGQVASSLIGTDAFQEIDAVGISRPCVKHNYLVNSIKELPRILKEAFYIARSGRPGPVHVDIPKDITAAIGDFDYPQEIKMLTYKPTYKGNAKQIKKAAEAISAAKRPLLYLGGGVIASNASELVRKFAKKTGIPAIETLMGLGVLAHDDENLLAMAGMHGSYAANMALSETDLLIALGARFDDRITGKLSEFARYAKIIHVDIDPSSISKIVNAHFPIVGDLNFVLEELIEKVEVNPENIKDWKDILSRYDKLNPLAYSDSDEILKPQWVIEETAKIAGDDTIISTDVGQHQMWAAQFYPFSRPRQLITSGGLGTMGYGLPAAIGSKCADPKKTVINFTGDGSILMNIQELMTAAENGIAVINIILNNNFLGMVRQWQTFFYEKRYSSTDLSMQPDFVKIVEGFGGVGFVCHTKDEFRKALKEAIKLGKVAMLDVRVDRFEDVLPMVPAGAAIYNMILKSKE encoded by the coding sequence ATAAAGGCAATTTCCGGCTCGCAGATGATCAGCGAAGCCTTGCATAAAGAGGGCGTTGAGATAGTTTTTGGCTACCCTGGCGGTGCGGCGCTTAACATCTATGATGAAACTTACAAGCAAAAGTATTTCAAGCATATTTTAGTGCGCCACGAGCAAGCTGCAGTTCATGCGGCTGACGGCTATGCAAGAGCAAGCGGTAAGGTCGGAGTGGCTTTCGTAACGAGTGGTCCCGGATTTACAAATGCCGTTACAGGGCTTGCTACAGCGTATTCTGATAGCATTCCTATCGTGCTTATAAGCGGTCAGGTTGCAAGCTCGCTCATAGGCACCGATGCCTTTCAGGAGATCGACGCGGTGGGAATTTCTCGCCCCTGTGTGAAACACAACTACTTAGTAAATAGCATCAAAGAGCTTCCAAGAATCTTAAAAGAGGCGTTTTACATCGCTCGCTCAGGTCGCCCCGGTCCTGTGCATGTGGATATACCGAAGGATATAACGGCGGCAATTGGTGATTTTGATTATCCTCAAGAGATAAAAATGCTAACCTATAAGCCTACATATAAAGGCAACGCAAAGCAGATCAAAAAGGCTGCCGAAGCGATATCGGCGGCAAAAAGACCGCTACTTTATCTAGGCGGCGGAGTGATAGCGTCAAACGCTAGCGAGCTTGTAAGAAAATTTGCTAAGAAGACTGGAATTCCTGCGATAGAGACTCTAATGGGGCTTGGAGTTTTGGCTCATGATGATGAAAATTTACTTGCGATGGCAGGTATGCACGGAAGCTATGCTGCAAATATGGCGCTTAGTGAGACTGACCTACTTATCGCACTTGGAGCGAGGTTTGACGATAGGATAACGGGCAAGTTAAGCGAATTTGCAAGATACGCAAAGATAATTCACGTGGATATCGATCCAAGCTCGATCTCCAAGATAGTAAACGCACATTTTCCTATAGTCGGTGATCTAAATTTCGTCCTTGAAGAGCTCATAGAAAAGGTCGAAGTAAATCCTGAAAACATCAAAGACTGGAAAGATATCCTCTCTCGCTACGACAAGCTAAATCCGCTTGCATACAGCGATAGCGATGAAATTTTAAAGCCGCAGTGGGTTATAGAAGAGACTGCCAAGATAGCGGGCGATGATACGATAATATCAACCGACGTAGGTCAGCACCAGATGTGGGCGGCGCAGTTTTATCCGTTTTCGCGACCAAGACAGCTTATAACCAGCGGCGGGCTTGGCACGATGGGATATGGCTTGCCTGCGGCGATTGGCTCAAAGTGCGCAGATCCTAAAAAAACGGTCATAAATTTTACGGGCGACGGATCGATTCTAATGAACATCCAAGAGCTAATGACCGCAGCGGAAAACGGTATCGCGGTGATAAACATCATCCTAAATAACAACTTTTTGGGCATGGTGCGCCAGTGGCAGACGTTTTTTTACGAGAAGCGCTACTCTTCAACCGATCTTAGCATGCAACCTGACTTCGTAAAGATCGTAGAGGGCTTTGGCGGAGTAGGGTTTGTCTGCCACACCAAAGATGAGTTTAGAAAGGCACTAAAAGAAGCGATAAAGCTTGGCAAGGTGGCTATGCTTGACGTTAGAGTCGATCGCTTTGAAGATGTGCTTCCTATGGTGCCTGCGGGGGCTGCAATATATAATATGATATTAAAAAGCAAGGAATGA
- the flgH gene encoding flagellar basal body L-ring protein FlgH, which yields MNAKFYLSLVFIGAIFSGCVPSADPKIDMKPPVYVEQLPAKHVNNQPNPGSLFGRGDNPLFSDRKAMNVNDIVTVVISESANQSSTGKRNTNKDSTIGLGGGVFTAGSAPLSHVADQLNKFGDIGFKAGTKNEFSGGASNSRTESFKTTISARIIKVLENGNYFIEGSRELLLNGEKQIVQLSGVIRPYDISNSNEIDSKYIADAKILYKTEGDVDKSTRKPWGTKLMEAIWPF from the coding sequence ATGAATGCCAAATTTTATCTATCTCTTGTTTTCATAGGCGCGATTTTTAGCGGATGTGTGCCAAGTGCCGATCCTAAAATCGACATGAAACCGCCCGTTTACGTCGAGCAACTGCCTGCAAAGCACGTAAATAACCAGCCAAATCCGGGAAGCTTGTTTGGAAGAGGGGATAATCCTTTATTTTCTGATAGAAAGGCTATGAACGTAAATGACATCGTCACAGTCGTCATAAGCGAAAGCGCAAATCAAAGCTCAACGGGCAAGCGAAATACAAACAAAGATAGCACGATAGGACTTGGCGGAGGTGTGTTTACTGCAGGCTCCGCGCCTCTTTCTCATGTCGCGGATCAGCTAAATAAATTTGGCGATATTGGCTTTAAAGCAGGCACTAAAAACGAATTTAGCGGAGGAGCTTCAAATTCTCGCACAGAGAGCTTTAAAACGACAATTTCAGCGCGCATTATCAAAGTGCTTGAAAACGGCAACTACTTCATTGAAGGCTCTCGTGAACTGCTGCTAAACGGCGAAAAGCAGATCGTGCAGCTAAGCGGCGTCATAAGACCTTATGATATATCAAATTCAAACGAAATAGACTCAAAATATATCGCTGATGCAAAAATTTTATATAAAACCGAAGGCGATGTGGATAAATCAACCAGAAAGCCGTGGGGAACGAAGCTTATGGAGGCTATCTGGCCTTTTTGA
- the pta gene encoding phosphate acetyltransferase: MQSKGIYLITANFSKIYEIISAKFKNVTVFEPIGGFVCTKEAAVAFENGNEKELIKSIIKEFNRLQKKYDLVVVRAFEAFSNLGKFELNLMLARHLNTPVFSEKNLKALNINSNLVISSDLDEVLNANQSIMTPFRFENLLIETASKDKKMVVLPESNDERILKASELLMQTKAVNLTLLGDETAVKSRADELGINLSGVKFINLEKNVFQESFAKELYELRKHKGLTLEKAKELILDKTYFGTMMVQTGLADAMVSGASTNTADTVRPAFQIIKTTPDSPLVSSSFIMCMGEEILIYADCAVIPNPDANALAHIAISSAKTAIEFGIEPRVALLSYSTGNSSEGSDTDLAKEAKKIINELEPELKVEGPIQYDAAIDLGVARKKIPNSDVAGRANVFVFPNLNSGNIGYKIAQRSGHCIAIGPILQGLKKPVNDLSRGCLVDDIINTVLITAIQAGEKK, encoded by the coding sequence ATGCAGTCCAAAGGAATTTATCTAATAACCGCTAATTTCTCAAAAATTTACGAAATTATATCAGCAAAATTTAAAAATGTGACCGTTTTTGAGCCCATCGGCGGATTTGTATGCACGAAAGAGGCGGCTGTCGCATTTGAAAACGGCAATGAAAAAGAGCTTATCAAAAGCATCATAAAAGAATTTAACAGGCTACAAAAAAAATATGATTTAGTAGTCGTTAGAGCCTTTGAAGCCTTTTCTAATCTCGGCAAATTTGAGCTAAATTTGATGCTTGCCAGACATCTTAACACTCCCGTTTTTAGCGAAAAAAATTTAAAAGCTCTAAATATCAACTCAAATTTAGTGATAAGCTCGGATTTAGATGAGGTTTTAAATGCAAATCAAAGCATAATGACGCCTTTTAGATTTGAAAATTTGCTTATAGAAACGGCAAGCAAAGACAAAAAAATGGTCGTTTTGCCCGAGAGTAACGATGAGAGAATTCTAAAGGCTAGCGAGCTTTTAATGCAAACCAAAGCCGTAAATTTAACCCTTCTTGGAGACGAAACCGCCGTAAAAAGCAGAGCTGATGAACTCGGTATAAATTTAAGCGGAGTGAAATTTATAAATTTAGAAAAAAACGTATTTCAAGAGAGCTTTGCCAAGGAGCTTTACGAGCTTAGAAAACACAAGGGCTTAACGCTTGAAAAAGCAAAAGAGCTGATCTTAGATAAAACCTACTTTGGCACCATGATGGTGCAAACAGGACTTGCCGACGCCATGGTAAGCGGAGCCAGCACAAATACCGCAGATACCGTTAGACCGGCATTTCAGATAATAAAAACAACTCCCGATAGCCCATTGGTATCAAGCTCTTTTATCATGTGTATGGGCGAGGAAATTTTGATATATGCAGATTGCGCCGTAATACCAAATCCAGACGCTAACGCACTAGCTCATATAGCAATCTCATCCGCTAAAACCGCAATCGAATTTGGAATAGAACCTAGAGTCGCCCTACTCTCATACTCTACAGGAAATAGCAGTGAAGGAAGCGACACAGATCTTGCAAAAGAGGCAAAAAAGATTATTAACGAGCTTGAACCAGAGCTTAAAGTCGAAGGGCCGATACAATATGATGCCGCAATAGATCTTGGAGTGGCTAGAAAAAAGATACCAAATAGTGATGTGGCAGGACGTGCTAATGTATTTGTATTTCCAAATTTAAATTCAGGCAATATAGGCTACAAAATAGCTCAAAGAAGCGGTCATTGCATAGCCATAGGACCGATTTTGCAAGGATTAAAAAAACCTGTAAATGACCTAAGTAGAGGATGCCTGGTAGATGATATCATAAATACAGTTTTAATAACAGCAATACAAGCAGGAGAGAAAAAGTGA